The genomic interval TGCCTGTGAGTTTTTTAGTCTCCGGTCCGGTAGCATAGAGGAATTTCATTTGCCTGATAGACAAATTGCGATAGAAATTACAGCACAGAAGGAGGAAATTGTTATACAATTTTTTTGAGCACATGATAAACAACTGAGAGACTACGACAAGTTAACACACGAGGAGGCTATCACGGGGAACACATTGTAATAACTGAATAATTGGAATCACTCATCACTCATGACTTTGCCTTGACCATTTAATTAAGCCTTGATTTATATAAACAGCATTATCAGAGTATCAGTCCATAACtcctccatgcatgcatccatgcacatgCTAAAAACATCCTCAAGGTATTTTATAAAGGTcctaattaattagtaaattGAAAGGTACACCTTGTCAACAGTAAACTAACCACTTCCAATagaaccccaaaaaaaaaacagcacagTAACCACTCTATGAACAATTTAGAAGTTTCCATAGGTTTCTGTGCCGCCAAAAAAAATGGTGTGCCGGAAGGAGAAGATTCAGCTGGTCCAGGAGAAGTCTTTACTCGTCATTAGCTCTTCAAACATCGCACTAGCGACAGCGTGTGGTAAAATCATTTGACGTGTTGATTAATAGTTGGGATGCTGATTCAAGTTCACATTTGTGTGAGCGTCTCCTGTTCAATCTACTCGTTGCTTGAATTTTTCCCCCTTTTGTTCGACAGTCGGAGAAATACTATTTTAAGTGTATTGAAGGGAGAAAAATACGCCAACATGCTAATAAGATAATCATGTTGATTAGTTGCAATGATGCCTTGAAAATTTGGGATCCCTTTCATCAGAGAATTGTTAATTGTTGTTGAGGAAAATTGCAGGAATCCCTCTAAACTTGAAGTACAGTGCCGAACAAGTCCCTTGAACTTTAAAGTAAATTTGAAAATGTATAAAATCAACAATAAGGTTCAATTAGATCTCAATAAGTGTTTGCTTAGCTAAAAGTTTGGTGGTATACCTTAACTTTCTTCCTTCTGTTGAAAGTATATACCAACAATTATTTTTCCTTATGTCcccgcaaaagaaaaaaaaacactttcttCCTTCTGTTtactttttgattttttttttctgagaaaaAAGTACTTTGTTATCCTATTTCATTGCAAAACCAGGATTAGAGCACTAGCCTgccaaattttctttttttcttaagaaaaagatAATGGTTTGTCAATTTACTGTATTTATACATTTAAATGCATGGCATTTTGCTACCATAATTTTAGCTGTCATCCACGGTATTCGTGTGGTTGCAAAATACTGAAAGTCAAAGCAGAGGCCTCATTGATTGCCCAAAAGCTTATTATGAACTTATTagcgattaaaaaaatattttttaaatctcTATACATATGtacttagcgacttaaaaggcaataaaaaagaaactatgttaaaaatatcttaaaatcaagtttaaaattaagtttcagaTTTAGCATAGAGAAAATGTGTGTTACTCTATATACATACTGTAAATCCATCATGTAAATACCGAATCTGTAAGGGTCTAATCCGCGAAAAAGCAATCAACGCAAAATTTCCCAATCAATCGGCCTCCTACGTGGAACCTTCTCTGCCTGCCGACGTGTACAGCCGCAAGCTGACGTCACACCCCCTTCAAACCGCGTAGCCGTACCCCCCTCCGTTTCTAATCCCACGTGCTCTTTTGCatcccaacccctcctcctccgaataataacttatttatttattaatcattttttcatCATTTGACCGCCCGGTTTTAGTAGCCAATCCCACTCGCCTCACATTTGCGCACACGGCTATTTTGACCACGTGACCCAAAAAAACCACACGTGAACTTGTTCTTCCATTTTCCGCCCCCGCCTATTTATATCCCGCGTTCGAATATTTCCCGGGAAACCATCGCCAACCATCACATCTGATcgagaacaagaagaagaagaagcaagaacAGCAAGAGGAAGAGATGCAAATGGAGTCGTACTACGGCGCGTTCCACGCCGACGAGGCCGCGTTCTTCTTCCCCCACCACGTGCCGGCGTCGCCGGAGCTGCCGTTCGGCCTCATTgcgtcgccggagccggagccggagccggagcaggcggcggcggaggcgaggcagAGCGCGTTCCAGGAGTACGGCGGCGCGGTGCACGCcggagcgccggcggcggcgggggctgtCACCACCGGTGGGACGAACATCCACCGGAGGGTGATGGACGTGCTGGGcaggatgggcggcggcggcggcgggggggagaagggggagggtgaggagatggaggaggaggaggaggtgccgcagcggcggcggcgcgggcaggGCGCCGACGTGGAGAGCAGCCGCGGTTTCCGCCACATGATGCGCGAGCGCCAGCGCCGCGAGAAGCTCAGCCAGAGCTACGCCGACCTCTACGCCATGGTCTCCTCTCGCTCCAAGGTTCGTCGGCCTCCTCTGCTCACAGCCTAAGCTTATCACTCTCACTTAGTACTCTACTTCACTTCGCCGCTCACTTCATTTCAAGCTCCATTTCATCTTTCACCTAGATTCCATCGAGAAATGCCTAATGTAGACTGCTAATTTGGCCTTCTTTAAGCTCAGATTTTCGTTTACCATCGCATTGTCCCATTTCATTGGCTTCAATTTGCCTCTTCTTGATTTCCCCAATGTTAATCTGAAATTCAGAGCATCTTCAGCTCAAACCAATTCTGTTCAGCTTCAGAATGTTCGAAATCCCCCTTTAATACCTCTTAAATGGAGTGTTTACCAAAATCGGGCTGACAAAAAACCGTTCGTGTCACTGCAGGGGGACAAGAACTCGATCGTGCAGTCGGCGGCGATCTACATCCACGAGCTGAAGGTCGCGAGGGACCAGCTGCAGAGGAGGAACGAGGAGCTGAAGGCCCAGATCATGGGCCACGACGAGCAGCAGCCGTGCGTCACGGTGCAGTTCGAGGTCGacgagccgtcgtcgtcgatcgaCTCCATGATCGCCGCGCTCCGGCGGCTCAAGGGCATGAGCGTCAAGGCGCGCGGGATCCGGTCGAGCATGTCCGGGAACAGGCTGTGGACGGAGATGAACGTCGAGACCACGGTGAgagcgctctctctctctctcccccatggCTTGCAATTCTTGAaaatttttgcatttttttcccctctgaaCTTAGCCTACCTGCCTTGTTGACAGTAACTGTCAGAGTTTTAATTAGGTTAGGAAAGATGCAGCAGTTCGTCTCCTACAAGATTAGCCTCATTTTCGTGTTTTATCAATACACTGTATCTTGCCTTGGATAGCTACGGATTAGATTGTTACGTAGAGTAGTAGATAGGAAACCGTAGTGGCAACGGGATAACTGGATAAGGATGAAGAGTTCTAATCAACTTCAGAAATGGAAGATGGAAGCATATTGGTTGGGAGAATTTGGGCTATTTTTTTTCGAATAAGAAGAATTTGGGCTAAATTAGAGAAGCATCAGAGTAACGTTTCCGAAGGAAAAGATTAGTGCAGTAATTTTGCTGAACTATTTTATATCCTGTCCACTTGAGGTCAAGATGCAGGAATTCCACTCGAAACCCCCCAATTTGACATTAGTCAACCGTGTCAAGAGTTCTTGTCGAATCTTTTGGTTTATGCATAAATCATTTAGCAGATCCTCAACCCCAAGACCCCAATTACAAATAGCTGTAATTAGAGGTTTAATTAATCAGCAACTGTTGTTAGTTAGCACTGGTCATCCAACTGCCAAATCAATCTTTCCTCaaaagattattacaagtaGTTCACAAACATCCAAACATGATCTTTCAAAAGGAAACATCCAAATTCCAAACAGCCATACCATATTTTATACTACAGAGCAACAATCGTGGCCAATTACAGTCCATGCCTATCCAATATTAAACTGAAAAAGTTTATTATAATTATAACACTAGCAGTTGATTAATAATAGTAAGCCAATTGTACACTCTAACTAACGACGTTTAATTTCGCATGTGTCATTTTCACAGATTGCGGCTTGTGAAGTGGAAAAGGCAGTGGAAGAGGCTCTCAAGGAAGTAGAGAGGAACCAGCCTGACAGCGATGCCCCATTTCCTGGAAGCAAAGGCTGGACACAGACATCTCATGTGCAAAATGTGTTTTGATCGGTTTTGAAACATGATCCTGCTGGGACCCCcatttgttcatttttttaaaagcttGTGATGGAGcaagtggaaaaaaaaaatctccatatCTCCTTGTCAATGTACCTTTTTTTGTCCATGTAGATACAATCATACAAATAATAGCTTCCTCTCTTTTCtacaaggaaaaaagaaagagaagagtaCAAAAAAGATTTAAGCAGCTTTGTTTATcagttaaaaaagaaaagggaatcAGATTTGTCATATCTCAGTCTCTTCCTGTTCCAATCACAAAGGGATCAATTTCACATCCCACATAAACTCACCCCCTTCCCACTTCCACCCTTGCACTGCCCTTCTCCCTCAGCCATCGCCGCTGGATGCATTACCATGTTTTCATTGCGACCACTGCCTTAGTCACAAATGAGAGAATTATGTCAATGAAACACTGTTTCTACCTCTAATCAATTATTGAGTCCATATTGTTGATGAGCAATTTCAGAAACATTCTTCAGGCCTGCTGCTATCAACTATGATCTCTGGCCATGCTGCACCGTCCACATACTCactatggtttttttttcaggtggATCTAAAAATTCTCGCTTATAAAAATAACAAGAGGGCTGTGTTTGTAACTtggtgttgggaacccatcttcTCCACACAGAAAATGaagcagtccattagcacgtgattaattaagtattagctattttttttcaaaaatgaattaatttgattttttaagcaactttcgtatataaactttttttaaaaaaacgtaccgtttagtagtttgaaaagcgtgcgcgcggaaaacgagggagatgagttgggaactgAGAGCACCGAACACACCCTAGGCCCGCTAGTAAAAATTGAATTTCACTAACAGTGTCTTAAGAGGACAGCTTTAAAAAATACCTCATTTTCGCACATGGTCCCTCTTTAGACACGGTtagtaaaaattgatttttaccaACGAGGCATAAAGAGGCCCACTAGCGAAAACATGGAAACACTACAAAAGTATCAGCACAGCAAGAGCGAGAAGTCGCTGAGCATAAGACCCTGTTTGGTGGAGCTTAAGATTTTAAGAAGCAGCCGGTGAGAATATGGAGAAGCTAGTAAACCCAGCTTttggcttctagtttattttctggattataCAACTACAGTTTTTCAAAATATGGgtgaaaatttgaattgtttgggggagcttttgGCAGTTGGAAattctaggagaagctgcaACTGACAGGAGCTCCCCCAAAAGAGGCCCTAAGTACATTTGCCCCTTCCTTCCCTCTCAGGCTCTCTCAACTCACCTCCCTCACTTTCTCAATAGGAGCGGCCAACAACAACTCCCTCATCCACtccactcccctcccctccccctacCAAATTTGGCTAGAGGGAAGGACATTGGCGGCGAAAACGGGGTTGGTGATGATGGTTGCGATCGGCGATCTCAATGATGAAGACGATTGTGACTGCACGTGACAGCAACCTCGACGATGACGAAGGTTGTGACCGAGCTTGGGCGAGGCGGATCCGTCACACTGAGCTTAGGAAGGGGGCTCAGCTGCAGCGAAGGGGAGAAGCAACGGCGATTGAGGAGGGCCACGAAGGGGACGGTTCGGTAGAGGTGGAGGAGGCATGCTTCTACCTTATGGGCCTTGACTATGGGCCTAAAAGAGATGGATTTGGTCCTCGGTGATGGTGGTGGGCAATGGACGACAAATATGTCCAACCTGTAATTGTAAATTAACCCAATTAGTTTTTAGTATGAAGATTTCTACTGCTAGCAGCGTTCGTTCGGGTGACATTGAGGGAGAAAGTACATCGTTTTCCGCTCGTATGCTTCCCAACCTACtcaacggtgcgttttttgcaaaaaaaaattctatatgaaagttgccttaaaaaagcatattaatccatttttgaaatttaaaatagttaatactcaattaatcatgagctaatggctcacctcgttttgcgtatcttcccaatctcctcaatccccttctcctcaaacacaccctaaatacaccaaataaaattagagatattGTGGATGGAggattaaagaaaataaattaaagaggAGGGGAGTGCTAGTAAATTGCATGTATGCATATGCgctttatattatgaaacattgGAAAAACTGTAAAATTACAAAAACCACACCAGAAGTTACTTAAAGTTTGGCATTTCACtctataagttattttgttacAAACGTCCATCCACCTACTTAGTTTTGTTGTAAAAACCACGCTAGTACGCGCGTGCTTAGCTgaatcaatatatttttataaaattgtgAGCTATTAATGTGGTATTtaccaaaattaaatacttcTAAGAGTGTAAtcttgacctttttttttggagataCCACAAATAGAATTGTTGATAAAAGCTTAAACGTTGTCGCACTGAGTTTCGCTATATGAAAGAAAATTCAatgaaacatgaaaaaaaagagtctAATATAAGCACTTGAATAAGATTGACTCAGTTAGCTTAGTCTGTGGTGGCTCTACATCAACGATAATGGGCTGATTTAATTAAGCACATGCGCACTGGGGTGGTTTTTACAATAAAATTAAGTAAGTGGTGGGCATATGCAATAAAATGATTTATGCGGTGGAATATCAAATTTCTAGCGTCTTATTGGATGATTTTTACGATTTTCCTAAAAAATTGTTGaatcttttattcaaatttgttgttttagGTGGTGTCACATCCTACTGggttatttttagttttttatttgggGACGGTGGGAGTACAAAATTTATGGGACAAAAATGTAAACTGTACGGATTGAGATCTAACGCCCATACAGGCCAAATGTTTCGGTGGTCGAGTTCTGTGGATGATATAGCCCATGTTCCAGATACTACGCCTTCCGGCCCAATATGCTGCCCTAGGAGTCATAAGGCCCATGAAGGATTGAGGGTGGCCCAACTATCCAGAACCCAGACGGGCCAAATTTCCCAATCGGCCCATCCGACCATGAGTTTTTATTTGCCCCAAACCAAAACCACCTCCGCCGGCTGAAACGTCACTACACAGAGCGGCTCATGTCGGTgacgccggccggccgagcTCCGGCAAGCCGCCGGCGAGATCACGGCCTAGCCACATGAACATGATGATAACCTACAGAAAAGAGCAGTGCAAAACCCCACAGAAATCACAAAAAATATTGAAGCAATCCTCCCAGGACCGCACTAGATCGAGTACTCAACAACTTAattccatccgtttcaaaatgtttgacaccgttgactttttagcacatgtttgaccgttcatcttattaaaaaatttgtgaaatatgtaaaactacatgtgtacataaaagtatatttaacaatgaatcaaatgtatgaaaagaataaataattacttaaatttttttgaataaaacaaatggttaaatacatacttaaaaaatcaacggtgtcaaacattttaaaacggagggagtactcgcTAGCAATAATCCCAACGAATTAACCGATCAAACTCAACCTCGTACAGTGACTATCATGTCGGTACACTACACGCTACACCCAATCAATCCCCTCCAGGtttcagatcagatcagatcacaCGCACCAACGATCCACCACGCATCGCACCGATCAATCACTCGCCTCCCAAGTGCCGTGTGACCTGGGCCATTAATTCTAAGCTCTCACTCATGCATGCTGCTTTAATTTGtccaagtatatatatatcctacATTAATTTAtactacatatatgtatatataatctCGAGCACCATGGAAGAAAACCTCATCAGATACCAAAAAGAAGAccaagacgaagaagaagacgaggaaAAGGCAATTAAAGCAAAGCAATGGAATTTTTTCCCCTTGTGTCCAAGTGGTAGGCATGATGGATAGGCCGGAAAGGAGAGGTAGAtcgttgatcgatcgatcgatcgccctgggCTTCACCTTCTTTCGCTTGGGTTAGTATTCCGTATTCGATCGAATGTGCGGTAGCTTTAGGCAGCAGCTTGAAGGCGACAGGATTCGGTTAAAGCTCTCTCCGGGTTCAATTCAGATAGGCATctcggatcgatcgatcgatcacgcatgcatgcttgcattgGCGTGGCATCCATCGATCACTGATGATGATagcttgcttttcttttttcttttagggAAAAGAAAACACGTCGATAGGTTATTAATTTAGTGCTAGTACCATATGGTTAATTTGGAACAGGCTTACGTAGGTTAACAGAAGTTAGCTCCATTTTCAGGTCTCTTGTTTCGTTCAAACAAAAATCTGTACGCGTTAATTAATAAGGCCATGTTTCTTTCAGTTTGggtttattataatctagattattaagtcagattactataaactagattgttataatctgtagtagaataaacggttagttgtttcttttctagattattagagcctagattattgggtttgcaagtctaaagagagAGTGGGGtagcatggtgggtaatttttcacccaataatttAGAAAAAGCTCACTTAAATGAgtttatcagattataataagctgaattccagattataataagctattttaataagttgtctgtttttTTCAGTTTACTCTtgataatctagattataataatctcaagttgaaagaaATCGGGCCTTAAGTTGGTTCATCTCGTCAGTGCTGGTCAAAATGGCCGGCGTCGTTAGGAACGTTTCAACCAGAGGTAAAGTAAAAAGTACTGGTCAAGAAAACCACTCATGGGGTGTAGAGCCGAAATGACGCTGACAGGACTAGTTGTTTTATCCTACCTCTGATTCACGTAACAAGTcgttttaatttgttttaattcAGTTTTCTTTAGATTTAACTAAGTTTTATAGAAAactataataataatttcaacataaaacaaaaatctatcaatatatattcaatgttagatgcATTGAAACTAATTGGTGCTATAAATATTGTTATGT from Oryza glaberrima chromosome 3, OglaRS2, whole genome shotgun sequence carries:
- the LOC127767189 gene encoding transcription factor BHLH148, which produces MQMESYYGAFHADEAAFFFPHHVPASPELPFGLIASPEPEPEPEQAAAEARQSAFQEYGGAVHAGAPAAAGAVTTGGTNIHRRVMDVLGRMGGGGGGGEKGEGEEMEEEEEVPQRRRRGQGADVESSRGFRHMMRERQRREKLSQSYADLYAMVSSRSKGDKNSIVQSAAIYIHELKVARDQLQRRNEELKAQIMGHDEQQPCVTVQFEVDEPSSSIDSMIAALRRLKGMSVKARGIRSSMSGNRLWTEMNVETTIAACEVEKAVEEALKEVERNQPDSDAPFPGSKGWTQTSHVQNVF